A genomic region of Limnohabitans curvus contains the following coding sequences:
- the ftsA gene encoding cell division protein FtsA → MAKEYKDLVVGLDIGTAKVMVVVAEVLPDGELKLAGLGVAPSNGLKRGVVVNIDATVQSIQQALKEAELMADCKITRVYTGITGSHIRGINSTGMVAVKDKEVTAADVARVVETAKAINISTDQRLLLVQPQEFVIDGQDVREPIGMSGIRLEAKVHIVTGAQSAAENIIKCVRRCGLDVDRLMLNPLASSMSVLTDDERELGVALVDIGAGTTDVAIFTNGAIRHTAVIPIAGDLITSDIAMALRTPTKDAEEIKIESGYAKQLLADPDVQVEVPGLGDRTPRMLSRQALAGVIEPRVEEIFSLVQQVIRDSGYEEVLSSGIVLTGGSAVMPGMVELGEDIFLKPVRRGVPHYNSALADMVAQPRAATVMGLLAEAGVDRQRGFKVSQKSGSVNSLMDRLKDWFVGNF, encoded by the coding sequence ATGGCAAAAGAGTACAAAGATTTGGTGGTCGGCTTGGACATTGGCACAGCCAAGGTCATGGTGGTCGTGGCCGAAGTGTTGCCCGATGGTGAGCTCAAGCTCGCAGGCCTCGGTGTGGCGCCCAGCAATGGGTTGAAGCGTGGCGTGGTGGTCAACATCGACGCGACGGTGCAAAGCATTCAACAGGCTTTGAAAGAAGCCGAGCTGATGGCGGACTGCAAGATCACACGCGTGTACACCGGCATCACCGGCAGCCACATTCGCGGCATCAACTCCACCGGCATGGTGGCGGTGAAAGACAAAGAAGTCACGGCAGCCGATGTGGCCCGTGTGGTGGAAACCGCCAAAGCCATCAACATCTCAACCGACCAACGTTTGTTGTTGGTGCAGCCGCAAGAGTTTGTGATTGACGGCCAAGACGTGCGCGAACCCATTGGCATGAGTGGCATCCGCTTGGAAGCCAAAGTGCACATCGTCACGGGCGCGCAAAGCGCGGCAGAAAACATCATCAAGTGCGTGCGTCGTTGCGGCTTGGATGTGGATCGTTTGATGCTCAACCCCTTGGCCTCTAGCATGTCGGTGCTGACTGACGACGAGCGCGAACTTGGCGTGGCTTTGGTCGACATTGGTGCAGGCACCACCGACGTGGCCATCTTCACCAACGGTGCGATTCGTCACACCGCCGTCATTCCGATTGCCGGTGACTTGATCACCAGCGACATTGCGATGGCATTGCGCACGCCCACCAAAGACGCAGAAGAAATCAAGATTGAATCGGGCTACGCCAAACAACTGTTGGCTGACCCAGACGTGCAAGTGGAAGTGCCGGGCCTGGGCGATCGCACGCCACGCATGTTGAGCCGTCAAGCCTTGGCCGGTGTGATTGAGCCACGCGTGGAAGAGATCTTCTCGCTGGTGCAGCAAGTCATTCGTGACTCAGGCTATGAAGAAGTGTTGTCGTCGGGCATTGTGCTCACAGGTGGCAGTGCGGTGATGCCGGGCATGGTTGAGCTGGGCGAAGATATTTTCTTGAAGCCTGTGCGTCGCGGTGTGCCGCACTACAACAGCGCCTTGGCTGACATGGTGGCGCAGCCACGTGCCGCCACGGTGATGGGCTTGCTGGCCGAGGCCGGTGTGGACCGCCAACGTGGCTTCAAAGTTTCACAAAAGAGTGGCTCCGTCAACTCGTTGATGGACCGTCTCAAAGATTGGTTTGTGGGGAACTTCTAA
- the murG gene encoding undecaprenyldiphospho-muramoylpentapeptide beta-N-acetylglucosaminyltransferase — protein sequence MSTTQRTALIMAGGTGGHIFPGLAVADQLRIHGWNVHWLGAPEPSMESQLVPPRGFAYETVAFGGVRGKGVKTLALLPFKLLRAFWQSWCVVRRVKPDVVVGLGGYITFPAGMMAVLCGKPLVLHEQNSVAGMANKVLSGVADRVFSAFPNVLPKAEWVGNPMRDGFVNQPEPAQRFADRTGPLRVLVVGGSLGAQALNTVVPQALAKIPHDQRPIVTHQSGAKQIDALRAAYEEARVQAELTPFIDDTAQAFADADVVIARAGASTVTELAAVGAAAIYVPFPHAVDDHQTTNARFVVDAGGGWLMPQNELKAQDLADRLQFMTRRTLLACAEKAYAVRQVEAVAQVVAACEQLAAKGKKS from the coding sequence ATGAGCACGACCCAACGCACCGCACTCATCATGGCTGGCGGCACAGGTGGCCACATCTTCCCGGGATTGGCTGTGGCTGATCAGTTACGCATCCATGGCTGGAACGTGCATTGGCTCGGTGCCCCCGAGCCAAGCATGGAAAGCCAGTTGGTGCCGCCCCGTGGCTTTGCGTATGAAACCGTCGCCTTTGGTGGCGTGCGTGGCAAAGGTGTCAAAACATTGGCACTGTTGCCCTTCAAATTGTTGCGTGCCTTCTGGCAAAGTTGGTGTGTGGTGCGTCGCGTCAAGCCCGATGTGGTGGTGGGCTTGGGTGGCTACATCACCTTCCCCGCCGGCATGATGGCTGTCTTGTGCGGCAAGCCTTTGGTCTTGCACGAACAAAACTCAGTGGCAGGCATGGCCAACAAAGTGTTGAGTGGTGTGGCGGACCGTGTGTTCAGTGCCTTTCCCAACGTGTTGCCAAAAGCCGAGTGGGTGGGCAACCCCATGCGCGATGGTTTTGTGAACCAACCCGAACCCGCCCAACGTTTTGCAGATCGCACGGGTCCGTTGCGTGTGTTGGTGGTGGGTGGCAGTTTGGGTGCGCAAGCGCTCAACACCGTGGTGCCCCAAGCCTTGGCCAAAATTCCACACGACCAACGACCCATCGTCACCCACCAAAGTGGCGCTAAACAAATTGATGCCTTGCGTGCAGCGTACGAAGAAGCGCGTGTGCAAGCCGAGTTGACCCCGTTCATCGACGACACCGCACAAGCGTTTGCCGATGCAGATGTGGTGATTGCCCGTGCTGGTGCCAGCACCGTCACCGAATTGGCTGCCGTGGGCGCCGCTGCCATTTATGTGCCGTTCCCCCATGCGGTGGACGACCACCAAACCACCAACGCGCGCTTTGTGGTGGACGCAGGTGGTGGTTGGTTGATGCCACAAAACGAATTGAAAGCCCAAGACTTGGCTGACCGTTTGCAATTCATGACGCGCCGCACTTTGCTGGCTTGTGCCGAAAAGGCCTATGCCGTGCGTCAGGTGGAAGCGGTTGCTCAAGTCGTGGCCGCCTGCGAGCAGCTCGCAGCGAAAGGAAAAAAATCATGA
- the murC gene encoding UDP-N-acetylmuramate--L-alanine ligase: MKHAIRHIHFVGIGGAGMSGIAEVLLNLGYVISGSDLSDSVALKRLQSLGIQTHVGHDAKNIAGADAVVTSTAVHADNPEVVAAHAKLIPVVPRAVMLAELMRLKTGVAIAGTHGKTTTTSLVASVLAEAGMDPTFVIGGKLNSAGANAKLGSGDYIVVEADESDASFLNLLPVMAVVTNIDADHMDTYGHDFNKLKAAFIEFLHRMPFYGAAILCTDDAAVRSILPDVSRPITSYGFNEEAQVRAVNVRADNGRMCFTVQRRNGVTLPDLDITLNLAGEHNVLNALAAIAIAVELNVPDEALQKALAEFKGVGRRFQRHGEVAAKNGGEFTLIEDYGHHPVELAATLAAARGAFPGRRLVLAFQPHRYTRTRDCFEDFVEVMGRADVLWLSEIYAAGETPIAAADGRALSRAMRVAGHEALVFVDDIQKMAQVIADNAQAGDVVMCMGAGSIGQVPAKVLELVQQRKS; the protein is encoded by the coding sequence ATGAAACACGCCATTCGTCACATCCATTTCGTCGGCATCGGCGGCGCAGGCATGAGCGGCATTGCTGAAGTGCTGTTGAACTTGGGCTACGTTATTTCTGGCTCTGACTTGTCTGACAGTGTGGCGTTGAAGCGCTTGCAAAGCTTGGGCATTCAAACCCATGTGGGTCACGACGCCAAAAACATTGCCGGTGCAGATGCCGTGGTCACCTCCACCGCCGTGCATGCCGACAACCCCGAAGTGGTGGCCGCACACGCGAAGTTGATTCCTGTGGTGCCACGCGCCGTGATGTTGGCCGAGTTGATGCGTTTGAAAACCGGCGTCGCCATTGCAGGCACCCACGGCAAAACCACCACCACCAGTCTGGTGGCTAGTGTGTTGGCCGAAGCGGGTATGGACCCCACCTTTGTGATTGGTGGCAAGCTCAACAGTGCAGGTGCGAATGCCAAGCTGGGCTCGGGCGACTACATCGTGGTGGAAGCCGACGAGTCAGATGCTTCGTTCTTGAACCTCTTACCCGTGATGGCCGTGGTGACCAACATCGACGCCGATCACATGGACACCTATGGCCATGACTTCAACAAGTTGAAGGCTGCGTTCATCGAGTTCTTGCACCGCATGCCTTTCTATGGCGCTGCCATTTTGTGCACCGATGATGCGGCTGTGCGCAGCATCTTGCCCGATGTGTCACGCCCCATCACCAGCTACGGCTTCAACGAAGAAGCACAAGTGCGCGCAGTGAATGTGCGTGCTGACAACGGTCGCATGTGCTTTACCGTGCAACGCCGCAACGGCGTGACCTTGCCCGACCTCGACATCACGCTCAACTTGGCGGGCGAGCACAACGTGCTCAATGCTTTGGCTGCTATTGCGATTGCGGTGGAGTTGAATGTGCCCGATGAGGCGTTGCAAAAAGCCTTGGCCGAATTCAAAGGTGTGGGACGTCGTTTCCAACGCCACGGTGAAGTCGCGGCGAAGAACGGTGGCGAGTTCACCCTCATCGAAGACTATGGCCATCACCCCGTGGAATTGGCAGCTACTTTGGCTGCGGCACGTGGTGCGTTTCCTGGTCGTCGTTTGGTGTTGGCATTTCAGCCGCATCGCTACACCCGCACGCGTGATTGCTTTGAAGACTTCGTCGAAGTCATGGGCCGCGCCGATGTGTTGTGGTTGTCTGAGATTTACGCCGCAGGCGAAACACCGATTGCTGCGGCCGATGGCCGTGCACTGTCACGTGCCATGCGCGTGGCTGGCCACGAAGCCTTGGTGTTCGTGGATGACATTCAAAAAATGGCCCAAGTCATTGCCGACAACGCCCAAGCCGGCGATGTGGTGATGTGCATGGGCGCAGGGTCGATTGGCCAAGTGCCAGCCAAGGTGCTGGAACTGGTGCAACAACGTAAGAGCTGA
- a CDS encoding cell division protein FtsQ/DivIB, translating to MRPRPEVNASVAVPLDVKLMHMAASLMFVGLVVGALAGGVWALVQLPAFALRGITVKGDVEHNNEVTLRANVVTKFTGNFFTADLGRVRSAFESVPWVRLASVQREFPNRLRVTLQEHKPVAYWGDDGEPRMVNSYGEVFEANVGDLDDDKMPRLSGPDSQSQQVLAMYLALQPAFKELSLVVDSLALTDRGSWRAKLAHGAVIELGRGNVNDVMARVQRVTQTLAQVTQKLGRKVSAIESADLRHDNGYALRVRGVSTQDVPAKR from the coding sequence ATGCGACCACGTCCCGAGGTGAATGCCTCGGTGGCGGTGCCGCTTGATGTCAAGCTCATGCACATGGCGGCTTCGCTCATGTTTGTGGGTTTGGTCGTGGGTGCGCTGGCGGGCGGTGTGTGGGCCTTGGTGCAGTTGCCAGCGTTTGCGCTCAGAGGCATCACCGTGAAGGGCGATGTTGAACACAACAACGAAGTGACCTTGCGCGCCAATGTGGTGACCAAGTTCACCGGCAATTTTTTCACGGCTGATTTGGGCCGTGTGCGCAGTGCTTTTGAGAGCGTGCCTTGGGTGCGCTTGGCTTCGGTGCAGCGCGAATTTCCCAACCGCTTGCGTGTGACCTTGCAAGAGCACAAGCCCGTGGCTTATTGGGGCGACGACGGCGAGCCGCGCATGGTGAACAGCTACGGCGAAGTGTTTGAAGCCAACGTCGGCGATTTGGACGACGACAAGATGCCACGTTTGAGCGGACCAGACAGCCAGTCACAACAGGTGCTGGCGATGTATTTGGCGTTGCAACCGGCATTCAAAGAATTGAGCTTGGTTGTAGACAGCTTGGCGCTGACCGATCGCGGAAGTTGGCGGGCCAAGTTGGCACATGGCGCGGTGATTGAGTTGGGACGCGGCAATGTGAACGACGTGATGGCGCGTGTGCAACGCGTCACGCAAACACTGGCACAGGTGACGCAAAAGCTAGGTCGCAAAGTATCGGCGATTGAGTCTGCAGATTTGCGACACGACAACGGTTATGCGCTTCGGGTGCGCGGGGTGAGCACGCAAGACGTGCCTGCCAAGCGCTAA
- a CDS encoding D-alanine--D-alanine ligase: MTFHIQTAKVAVLMGGLSAERDVSIMSGSGVLKALQSKGVNATAFDPAERSLDDLKREGYTHAFIALHGRYGEDGAVQGALELLGIPYTGSGVMASAMAMDKVMTKRVWSAVGLSTPGYVWLSPEDQTADNINAIPAKLGLPLIVKPPREGSSIGMSKVTQANEIKVAAELATKYDPDLLAEEFITGEELTCPILGNGPNARALPVVRIAAPDGAYDYNNKYFTDDVKYHCPSGLPEAEEREVQRLVVAAYRALGCRGWGRTDIMLRATDRKPFLLEMNTSPGMTSHSLVPMSARAAGISYEDLCLMLLESATLDHPGGPKAV; the protein is encoded by the coding sequence ATGACCTTCCATATTCAAACTGCCAAAGTTGCTGTCCTCATGGGTGGCCTGTCTGCTGAGCGTGATGTGTCCATCATGTCGGGCAGCGGTGTGCTCAAGGCGTTGCAAAGCAAGGGCGTCAACGCCACCGCATTTGACCCAGCCGAGCGCAGCTTGGACGATCTCAAACGCGAAGGTTACACACACGCCTTCATCGCACTGCATGGCCGCTATGGTGAAGACGGTGCCGTGCAAGGCGCGTTGGAGTTGCTGGGTATTCCTTACACAGGCTCAGGCGTGATGGCCTCTGCGATGGCGATGGACAAAGTGATGACCAAGCGCGTGTGGAGTGCCGTCGGCTTGTCGACACCTGGCTACGTGTGGTTGTCACCCGAAGACCAAACGGCAGACAACATCAATGCCATTCCTGCCAAGCTCGGCTTGCCGTTGATCGTAAAGCCACCTCGTGAAGGCTCGTCCATTGGCATGAGCAAAGTTACGCAAGCGAACGAGATCAAAGTTGCGGCCGAGTTAGCTACCAAGTACGACCCCGACTTACTGGCAGAAGAATTCATCACCGGTGAAGAGCTGACATGCCCCATCTTGGGCAATGGTCCCAATGCTCGCGCTTTGCCCGTGGTGCGCATTGCAGCACCGGACGGCGCATACGACTACAACAACAAGTACTTCACGGATGACGTGAAATACCACTGCCCAAGCGGTTTACCCGAAGCCGAAGAGCGCGAAGTGCAGCGCTTGGTCGTGGCGGCATACCGCGCCTTGGGTTGCCGTGGCTGGGGCCGTACCGACATCATGTTGCGCGCCACTGACCGCAAGCCCTTCTTGCTGGAGATGAACACATCACCCGGTATGACCAGTCATTCCTTGGTGCCCATGTCTGCACGTGCAGCGGGCATCAGCTACGAAGACCTGTGCTTGATGCTGCTGGAAAGCGCCACGCTTGATCACCCTGGAGGTCCGAAAGCCGTATGA
- the ftsW gene encoding putative lipid II flippase FtsW — protein MKQGFGRLLGAEPETGMDALPVRVHGTEFTRTAASPVHVKGFDQPLVWVTFALMMFGLVMVYSASIAIPDNPRMGAGYTQTHFLIRHTLSLFVAFVAALLAFQIPLNTWERIAPWVFIASIVLLIAVLIPFIGKSVNGARRWIGLGFMNFQPSELAKWGVLLYAANYMVRKMDVKENFFAAVTPMGVAVTVVGLLLLSEPDMGAFMVIAVIAMGILFLGGVNARMFFLIAAALIGVFGLIIASSEWRRERIFAYLDPWSMEHALGKGYQLSHSLIAIGRGEIFGVGLGGSVEKLHWLPEAHTDFLLAVIGEEFGFVGVVAVIGLFMWLTRRIMYIGRQAIAMDRVFAGLVAQGVGIWMGFQSFINMGVNLGALPTKGLTLPLMSYGGSAILLNLIAIAVVLRVDFENRVVMHGGRL, from the coding sequence ATGAAGCAGGGCTTCGGTCGCCTTTTGGGCGCCGAGCCAGAGACCGGCATGGATGCATTGCCTGTGCGCGTGCACGGCACCGAATTCACGCGCACGGCCGCATCGCCTGTGCATGTGAAGGGCTTTGATCAGCCTTTGGTGTGGGTCACCTTTGCGCTGATGATGTTTGGTTTGGTGATGGTGTATTCCGCTTCCATTGCGATTCCTGATAACCCACGCATGGGCGCCGGTTATACCCAAACGCATTTCTTGATTCGTCATACCTTGTCGTTGTTTGTGGCATTTGTGGCTGCTTTGTTGGCGTTTCAAATTCCGTTGAACACCTGGGAGCGCATCGCGCCCTGGGTGTTCATTGCGTCCATCGTGCTGTTGATCGCGGTGTTGATCCCCTTCATTGGCAAGTCGGTCAACGGCGCACGTCGCTGGATTGGTTTAGGTTTCATGAACTTTCAACCGTCTGAGTTGGCCAAGTGGGGCGTGCTGCTGTATGCCGCCAACTACATGGTGCGCAAGATGGACGTGAAAGAAAACTTCTTTGCTGCCGTGACGCCCATGGGTGTGGCGGTGACCGTGGTGGGCTTGCTTTTGTTGTCTGAGCCAGACATGGGCGCCTTCATGGTGATTGCTGTGATTGCCATGGGCATCCTGTTCTTGGGCGGTGTGAATGCCCGCATGTTCTTCTTGATTGCCGCCGCCTTGATTGGCGTGTTCGGTCTGATCATTGCGTCTTCTGAATGGCGGCGCGAACGAATTTTTGCTTACCTCGATCCCTGGAGCATGGAGCATGCGTTGGGCAAGGGCTACCAGTTGTCGCACTCACTCATTGCGATTGGTCGTGGCGAAATTTTTGGTGTTGGACTGGGCGGCAGTGTGGAAAAACTGCATTGGTTACCCGAGGCGCACACCGACTTTTTGCTGGCTGTGATTGGCGAAGAGTTTGGCTTTGTGGGCGTGGTGGCCGTGATTGGTTTGTTCATGTGGCTGACACGTCGCATCATGTACATCGGTCGCCAAGCCATTGCCATGGACCGTGTGTTCGCAGGCTTGGTGGCGCAAGGCGTGGGCATTTGGATGGGCTTTCAGTCCTTCATCAACATGGGCGTGAACTTAGGCGCACTGCCGACCAAGGGCTTGACCCTGCCACTCATGAGCTATGGCGGCTCTGCGATTTTGTTGAACTTGATTGCCATTGCGGTGGTGCTGCGCGTGGACTTTGAAAACCGCGTGGTCATGCATGGAGGTCGCTTATGA
- the murD gene encoding UDP-N-acetylmuramoyl-L-alanine--D-glutamate ligase, translating to MQQLHNQSVLILGLGDSGLAMARWCSRFGAQVQVVDTRAEPPHLAALRAELPQVTFVHGAFEASLVEGQDVRAVFKSPGLSPESVAPVWNAAVAAGLWVGTELTLFAQALSDLQTSMAYHPKVLAITGTNGKTTVTSLTGQLLARAGKRVAVAGNIGPTLLDTLSQALDKAAEEQAAADVIAAQEAAAVAADEAVAEQARAEAEAKEKAAAAQAAQMALEAEEALAQEAAADSDAASQMALTGTEAEQPTDATAEAPVDDEPFEVDLPPLVPPPPPPADHPYLPQVWVLELSSFQLEGVDNFEPTAATVLNLTQDHLDWHGSMDGYAAAKARIFGKQGVLVLNREDAGVMAMLPEPIRVKLQKPQVRAHITFGGDLPQRPGDYGIETVNGMTWLVRALEADETRKRRKDDEEEIHIQRLMPADALRIRGRHNSLNALAALALAGSAGGDLAPMLFGLREYQGEPHRVEAVTILNGVEYFDDSKGTNVGATVAALHGLGVDRRLVVILGGDGKGQDFAPLSEPVSRYARAVVLIGRDAPILREVLQHSGVTLLDAATLEDAVKLCSEQAHAGDAVLLSPACASMDMFRNYAHRAEVFVNAVHHLVGEAGGMV from the coding sequence ATGCAGCAACTCCACAACCAATCGGTGCTGATTCTGGGCTTGGGTGATTCCGGTCTGGCGATGGCGCGTTGGTGCTCGCGCTTTGGCGCGCAAGTGCAAGTTGTGGACACGCGTGCCGAGCCGCCGCATTTGGCAGCGTTGCGTGCTGAGTTGCCGCAAGTGACATTTGTGCATGGCGCGTTTGAAGCCAGCCTGGTCGAAGGCCAAGATGTACGCGCGGTGTTCAAGAGCCCAGGCTTGAGCCCCGAGTCTGTGGCGCCTGTGTGGAACGCCGCTGTGGCCGCCGGTTTGTGGGTGGGCACTGAGTTGACTCTGTTTGCCCAAGCTCTGAGCGATTTGCAAACCAGCATGGCCTATCACCCCAAGGTGTTGGCCATCACCGGCACCAACGGCAAAACCACCGTCACGTCGTTGACGGGGCAGTTGTTGGCACGTGCTGGCAAGCGCGTGGCCGTGGCCGGCAACATTGGCCCGACCTTGCTCGATACCTTGTCGCAAGCGTTAGACAAAGCTGCCGAAGAACAAGCGGCGGCTGACGTGATTGCCGCGCAAGAAGCGGCAGCAGTTGCTGCAGACGAGGCTGTGGCTGAGCAAGCGCGTGCAGAGGCCGAAGCCAAAGAAAAAGCTGCAGCCGCTCAAGCCGCCCAAATGGCACTCGAAGCCGAAGAAGCGTTGGCGCAAGAGGCGGCTGCTGACAGCGATGCCGCATCGCAAATGGCATTGACCGGCACAGAAGCCGAGCAGCCAACAGACGCAACAGCAGAAGCTCCCGTGGATGACGAGCCCTTCGAAGTGGACTTGCCACCGTTGGTGCCACCCCCGCCACCGCCTGCAGACCACCCGTATCTGCCGCAAGTGTGGGTGTTGGAGTTGTCGAGCTTTCAGCTGGAAGGCGTGGACAATTTCGAACCCACAGCAGCCACCGTGCTCAACCTCACACAAGATCACCTGGATTGGCACGGCAGCATGGACGGCTATGCCGCCGCCAAGGCTCGCATCTTTGGCAAACAAGGCGTGCTGGTGCTCAACCGCGAAGACGCAGGTGTGATGGCCATGCTGCCAGAGCCCATTCGCGTCAAGTTGCAAAAACCGCAAGTGCGTGCGCACATCACCTTTGGTGGCGACTTGCCACAACGTCCCGGCGACTACGGCATTGAAACCGTCAATGGCATGACCTGGTTGGTGCGTGCCTTAGAGGCTGACGAAACTCGCAAGCGCCGCAAAGACGACGAAGAAGAAATTCACATCCAACGTTTGATGCCTGCTGATGCACTGCGCATCCGTGGCCGTCACAACTCGCTCAATGCTTTGGCCGCTTTGGCACTGGCCGGTAGCGCCGGTGGCGACTTGGCCCCCATGTTGTTTGGCTTGCGCGAATACCAAGGCGAACCGCATCGCGTGGAAGCGGTCACCATCCTGAACGGTGTGGAATATTTTGACGACAGCAAAGGCACCAACGTCGGTGCCACTGTGGCTGCGCTCCATGGCTTGGGGGTGGATCGCCGCTTGGTGGTCATCTTGGGAGGTGACGGCAAAGGTCAAGACTTCGCACCGTTGAGCGAACCTGTCTCACGCTACGCACGTGCAGTGGTGTTGATTGGTCGCGATGCGCCTATCTTGCGCGAGGTGTTGCAGCACAGCGGCGTCACGTTGCTGGATGCTGCCACTTTAGAAGACGCAGTGAAGTTGTGCAGCGAACAAGCCCACGCAGGAGACGCGGTGTTGTTGTCACCCGCGTGCGCGAGCATGGACATGTTCCGCAACTACGCACACCGCGCTGAAGTCTTTGTGAATGCGGTTCACCACCTGGTGGGAGAAGCTGGGGGCATGGTGTGA
- the mraY gene encoding phospho-N-acetylmuramoyl-pentapeptide-transferase, whose amino-acid sequence MLLTLAQWLQTLSPEFGFFRVFQYLTFRAVMAALTALLIGLIAGPAVIRRLAALKIGQPIREYAMQSHLAKSGTPTMGGVLILIGIAVSTLLWADLSNRFVWIVMIVTFGFGAIGWVDDWRKVVNKDPEGMRSREKYMWQSIIGLVAALYLVFSISESNNLRVMELFYSWVKSGFDVNLPPKAGLMLPFFKEVTYPLGVFGFVIMTYLVIVGSSNAVNLTDGLDGLAIMPVVMVGSALGVFAYVTGSSVYSKYLLFPHIPGSGELMIFCAAMAGAGLAFLWFNTHPAQVFMGDVGALALGGALGTIAVIVRQEIVLAIMGGIFVVEALSVMLQVTYFKYTKKKYGEGRRILKMAPLHHHFEKSGWKETQVVVRFWIITMLLCLVGLSTLKLR is encoded by the coding sequence ATGCTGCTGACCCTGGCCCAATGGCTGCAAACTCTCTCGCCTGAATTCGGTTTCTTCCGCGTGTTTCAGTACCTCACGTTCCGCGCGGTCATGGCCGCGTTGACGGCATTGCTGATTGGTTTGATTGCAGGCCCCGCCGTGATTCGCCGCTTGGCTGCTTTGAAAATTGGTCAGCCCATCCGCGAATACGCCATGCAATCGCATTTGGCCAAGAGCGGCACGCCCACCATGGGCGGTGTGTTGATCTTGATCGGCATTGCCGTGTCCACCTTGTTGTGGGCTGATTTGTCGAATCGCTTTGTGTGGATCGTGATGATCGTCACTTTTGGTTTTGGTGCCATTGGCTGGGTGGACGATTGGCGCAAGGTCGTCAACAAAGACCCAGAAGGCATGCGCTCACGCGAGAAATACATGTGGCAATCCATCATCGGTTTGGTGGCTGCTTTGTATTTGGTGTTCAGCATTTCCGAGAGTAACAACCTGCGTGTGATGGAGTTGTTTTACTCATGGGTGAAGTCGGGCTTTGATGTGAACTTGCCCCCCAAGGCTGGCTTGATGTTGCCTTTCTTCAAAGAAGTGACCTATCCATTGGGCGTGTTTGGTTTCGTCATCATGACCTACTTGGTCATCGTGGGCTCTAGCAATGCGGTGAACTTGACCGACGGCTTGGATGGCTTAGCCATCATGCCGGTGGTGATGGTGGGCTCTGCCTTGGGCGTGTTTGCTTATGTCACTGGCAGCTCGGTGTATTCCAAATATTTGTTGTTCCCACACATTCCTGGTTCTGGTGAATTGATGATTTTCTGCGCTGCCATGGCGGGCGCAGGTTTGGCGTTCTTGTGGTTCAACACACACCCAGCCCAAGTGTTCATGGGGGACGTGGGCGCACTCGCTTTGGGCGGTGCGCTGGGCACGATTGCGGTGATCGTGCGTCAAGAAATTGTGCTGGCCATCATGGGCGGCATCTTTGTGGTGGAAGCCTTGTCGGTCATGCTGCAAGTGACGTACTTCAAATACACCAAGAAGAAATATGGCGAAGGCCGTCGCATTTTGAAGATGGCACCTTTGCACCACCACTTTGAAAAGAGCGGCTGGAAAGAAACCCAAGTCGTCGTGCGTTTTTGGATCATCACCATGCTGCTGTGCTTGGTGGGTTTGTCTACCCTGAAGTTGAGATAA